In Mycoplasmopsis fermentans PG18, one genomic interval encodes:
- the tilS gene encoding tRNA lysidine(34) synthetase TilS, which yields MYILGISGGPDSMLLLHEYAYKKEPIFVVCINYNQRMDSHKDVEIVENYCKQNFIDYQIYNFDQKDYKTGNFEEWARDKRMEIFIQNYHEKNASKILLAHHKDDFLESFFMQKVAKRKPSFWGIKKTNIYKGCLIERPFIDKYFKDEILEKCKKLKLDYAIDYTNELPIYTRNKFRLKLKKLTNEEKQKIIDEVNEKNKELEWLEKEFNKAFASWKKIEFKVNYYKDLDYEIQEQLIRKFIFAHCEDKINLTSGKIKNLVNYVIADNTNNPIFILNSQYYLQKSQGKLLLKSKITI from the coding sequence ATGTATATTTTAGGAATTAGTGGCGGCCCAGATTCAATGCTACTTTTACATGAATATGCTTATAAAAAAGAGCCCATTTTTGTAGTGTGCATTAATTATAATCAAAGGATGGATTCACATAAAGATGTGGAAATTGTAGAAAATTATTGCAAACAAAATTTTATAGATTATCAAATATACAATTTTGACCAAAAAGACTATAAAACAGGCAATTTTGAAGAATGGGCCAGAGACAAAAGAATGGAAATCTTTATTCAAAATTATCATGAAAAGAATGCTTCTAAAATTTTGTTAGCACACCACAAAGATGATTTTTTAGAGTCATTTTTTATGCAAAAAGTAGCGAAAAGAAAACCTTCATTTTGAGGCATTAAAAAAACAAATATTTATAAAGGCTGTTTAATTGAAAGACCTTTTATTGATAAGTATTTTAAAGATGAAATTTTAGAAAAATGTAAAAAACTAAAATTAGATTATGCAATTGATTACACCAATGAATTGCCTATTTATACACGCAATAAATTTAGATTAAAACTAAAGAAATTAACTAACGAAGAAAAACAAAAAATTATTGATGAAGTTAATGAAAAAAACAAAGAATTAGAATGATTAGAAAAAGAATTTAATAAAGCGTTTGCAAGCTGAAAAAAAATAGAATTCAAGGTTAATTATTATAAAGATCTTGATTATGAAATTCAAGAGCAATTAATTAGAAAATTTATTTTTGCTCATTGCGAAGATAAAATCAATTTAACTTCAGGCAAGATTAAAAATCTTGTTAATTATGTAATTGCAGATAATACAAATAATCCTATTTTTATTTTAAACAGTCAATATTATTTGCAAAAGTCGCAAGGAAAATTATTACTAAAAAGTAAAATTACTATTTAA
- the pth gene encoding aminoacyl-tRNA hydrolase has protein sequence MKLIVGLGNPGNQYRFTKHNIGFLTVDKICANFNLTLTKEKFNGFYAKTEDFILAKPTTYMNNSGEFVQAIASFYKIDPSDILIIHDEKDYEIGQAAIKVGGSSAGHNGVQSIINALRSNEFKRLRIGIGRDPKMELKDYVLSNFTSDQMLVVEQVLNVAAQAAISFVYNDIKIVMNNFNVFRKGK, from the coding sequence ATGAAATTAATCGTAGGTTTAGGTAATCCAGGAAACCAATATCGTTTTACAAAACACAATATTGGTTTTTTAACTGTCGACAAAATTTGTGCGAACTTTAATTTAACTCTTACAAAAGAAAAATTTAATGGCTTTTATGCAAAAACTGAAGATTTTATTTTAGCTAAGCCAACTACTTATATGAATAATTCTGGTGAATTTGTTCAAGCGATAGCTTCATTTTATAAAATAGATCCTTCAGATATTTTGATTATTCATGATGAAAAGGATTATGAAATTGGTCAAGCAGCAATTAAAGTAGGCGGTTCAAGTGCTGGACATAATGGTGTTCAAAGCATAATTAATGCTCTTAGAAGCAATGAATTTAAGAGGCTTAGAATAGGAATCGGAAGAGATCCTAAAATGGAATTAAAAGATTATGTTTTAAGTAATTTTACAAGTGATCAAATGTTAGTAGTCGAACAAGTTCTAAATGTTGCTGCACAAGCTGCAATATCTTTTGTTTACAATGATATTAAGATAGTAATGAATAACTTTAATGTTTTTCGTAAAGGTAAATAA
- a CDS encoding C-terminal helicase domain-containing protein: protein MYNKKSEDFLSAYCLNYYKVQGSESDVVIIYFDKNIAKYITKNHLYTALSRAKKKIIIMNDVDEFKEQYLN from the coding sequence ATTTACAATAAAAAAAGTGAAGATTTTTTATCAGCTTATTGTTTGAATTATTATAAAGTTCAAGGTTCTGAATCTGATGTAGTTATCATTTACTTTGACAAAAACATAGCCAAATATATTACTAAAAATCACTTATATACTGCTCTTTCAAGAGCTAAAAAGAAAATCATTATTATGAATGATGTAGATGAATTTAAAGAACAGTACCTAAACTAA
- the ftsH gene encoding ATP-dependent zinc metalloprotease FtsH: MQKKPSILSIILITVLSFLALSIVSYYLFKRFGPKPQIVDLNQFMNDLKAASASQSDDVYFASIEFDSYYGTAKYVYAGLDLKGNRILVERIAQIGRSNAASWSSTNEIIGEGLANVLGNKAGFKGLTFFEFLKTFVLTKGGSYLAKPIPDGQPSLLRSLLTSLIPTFITILLLFFLYRYLMKKNMSMMGAIGDVKNPARKVKSDKTFKDVAGNKEAIEEIEEIVDYLKNPKKYALAGARMPHGILLGGPTGTGKTLLAKATAGEANVPFYFISASNFVEMYVGLGAKRVRTVFAEARKNAPAIIFIDELDAIGRTRGAGLGGGHDEREQTLNELLVEMDGMTQNNGILIFAATNRTDVLDPALTRPGRFDRTITVGLPDVKEREEILELHAKGKRLSPEIKLDQVAKRTPGFSGAQLENVINEASLLAVRANSDVIRREDIDEGIDRVMAGPAKKNRVITKEELTMVAYHEAGHAVVGLKVKGGNKVQKITIIPRGNAGGYNLMTPEEEKYNATKQELIAMITGFMGGRASEELIYGKDNVSTGASDDISKATKIARRMVTEFGMSQLGPIQYEKDESSPFLGRDYLKSASFSSQVAHEIDLEVRRIMTEAEKNAAKIIKENRQLLELIKTALLENETIVAEEIEYIEKNMKLPPKREADKIKTKVYTLDELINEHKDDKKLEDSKAETKKDNSKK, encoded by the coding sequence ATGCAAAAAAAACCAAGCATACTGTCAATTATTTTAATTACAGTATTGTCATTCTTAGCTTTATCAATCGTTTCATATTATTTGTTTAAAAGATTTGGACCTAAGCCTCAAATTGTTGACTTAAATCAATTTATGAATGATTTAAAAGCTGCTTCAGCTAGTCAATCAGATGATGTTTATTTTGCAAGTATAGAGTTTGACTCGTATTATGGAACTGCAAAATATGTATATGCTGGTTTAGACTTAAAAGGTAACCGCATATTAGTTGAAAGAATTGCTCAAATTGGAAGATCTAATGCAGCATCATGATCTTCAACTAATGAAATTATTGGAGAAGGATTAGCCAATGTCTTAGGTAATAAAGCTGGTTTTAAAGGATTAACTTTTTTTGAATTCTTAAAAACTTTTGTCCTAACAAAAGGTGGATCTTACTTAGCTAAACCTATTCCCGATGGACAACCTTCATTATTAAGAAGTTTACTTACTTCATTAATTCCAACATTTATTACTATTCTTTTATTATTTTTCCTTTACAGATACTTGATGAAAAAAAATATGAGTATGATGGGTGCAATTGGAGATGTAAAGAATCCTGCAAGAAAAGTCAAATCAGATAAAACATTTAAAGATGTTGCAGGTAACAAAGAAGCAATTGAAGAAATTGAAGAAATTGTTGATTATCTTAAAAATCCTAAAAAATATGCACTTGCTGGTGCTAGAATGCCACATGGTATTTTACTTGGAGGCCCTACAGGGACAGGTAAAACATTGTTAGCTAAAGCTACAGCAGGTGAAGCAAATGTACCTTTCTACTTTATTTCAGCTTCAAACTTTGTTGAAATGTATGTTGGTTTAGGTGCTAAAAGAGTTAGAACTGTTTTTGCAGAAGCTCGTAAAAATGCTCCAGCTATTATCTTTATTGATGAATTAGATGCTATTGGTCGTACCCGTGGAGCTGGTTTAGGCGGAGGTCATGATGAACGTGAACAAACACTTAACGAACTTCTTGTTGAAATGGATGGTATGACTCAAAATAATGGAATATTAATTTTTGCAGCAACTAACCGTACAGACGTTTTAGACCCTGCTTTAACTCGTCCAGGTCGTTTTGACAGAACAATTACAGTTGGATTACCTGATGTTAAAGAACGTGAAGAAATTTTAGAATTGCATGCTAAAGGTAAAAGATTATCACCTGAAATTAAACTTGATCAAGTTGCAAAAAGAACTCCAGGATTTTCTGGCGCTCAACTTGAAAATGTTATTAATGAAGCCTCATTATTAGCAGTTAGAGCTAACTCAGACGTTATTAGACGTGAAGATATTGATGAAGGTATCGATAGAGTTATGGCTGGACCTGCTAAGAAAAATAGAGTTATTACTAAAGAAGAACTTACAATGGTTGCTTACCACGAAGCCGGTCATGCTGTTGTTGGATTAAAAGTTAAAGGTGGAAACAAAGTTCAAAAAATTACCATTATTCCTCGTGGAAATGCCGGTGGTTACAACTTAATGACACCCGAAGAAGAAAAATATAATGCAACAAAACAAGAATTGATTGCAATGATTACTGGATTTATGGGTGGTCGTGCATCTGAAGAATTAATTTATGGAAAAGACAATGTTTCTACAGGCGCTAGTGATGATATTTCTAAAGCAACCAAAATTGCTCGTAGAATGGTAACTGAATTTGGTATGTCACAACTTGGCCCTATTCAATATGAAAAAGATGAAAGCTCTCCATTCTTAGGCCGTGATTATCTAAAAAGTGCTTCATTTAGTTCTCAAGTAGCCCACGAAATTGATCTTGAAGTTAGAAGAATAATGACAGAAGCAGAAAAGAATGCCGCTAAAATCATTAAAGAAAACAGACAACTTCTTGAATTAATCAAGACAGCTTTACTTGAAAATGAAACAATTGTTGCTGAAGAAATTGAATACATTGAAAAGAATATGAAACTTCCTCCAAAAAGAGAAGCTGACAAAATCAAAACCAAAGTTTATACTTTAGATGAGCTTATCAATGAACACAAAGATGACAAAAAATTAGAAGATTCAAAAGCTGAAACAAAAAAAGATAATTCTAAAAAATAA